A window of the Desulforapulum autotrophicum HRM2 genome harbors these coding sequences:
- a CDS encoding fumarate reductase flavoprotein subunit, with product MKVIYTDSLVIGGGLAGLRVAIASTQRGYDTIVLSLMPAKRSHSAAAQGGMQASLGASIKGEGDNEEVHFEDTVKGSDWGCDQDVARMFVNTAPKAIRQLTAWGVPWSRVKKGDRQVVINGKKVTITEKKDCHGLITSRDFGGTKKWRTCFTSDGTGHTMLYAMDNKAIELGIQVHERKEAIALIHEDGVCSGAVVRDLVTGELIAYVAKATTIATGGYGRLYAVTTNAVISEGIGSAIALETGIATLGNMEAVQFHPTAIVPVGILTTEGCRGDGGLLLDKDGYRFMPDYEPDKKELASRDVVSRRMTEHMRKGKGVSSRYGDHLWLDITLLGEKHINKNLREVKEICEYFLGIDPVKDFIPVRPTQHYSMGGIRTKPTGESPTLKGLFSAGEGACWDMHGFNRLGGNSVAETVVAGMIVGEFVADHCAKTTLNINTKLIEKFVKREERKLVKLLNRDTGENPFKLKKEMQEIMMDKVGIFRNQADLEKAVEELKVLNQRAKNIAIRNRISSSNPELVEAIRVPKMIKLAQCVAYGAMLRTESRGAHAREDFPERNDRDWLKRTITSWPSEDMDLPEVSYEALDIMKMEMPPGSRGYGVDNTIHHPDTEKRVAQINEIKKANPDADRFEIQELLNPIDIPEKFKGKNERIGRGFK from the coding sequence ATGAAAGTCATATATACGGATTCACTGGTCATTGGTGGCGGTCTTGCGGGATTGAGAGTCGCCATCGCATCCACGCAGCGGGGGTATGATACCATTGTACTTTCGCTTATGCCTGCAAAGCGATCCCATTCGGCTGCGGCCCAGGGCGGCATGCAGGCAAGTCTTGGCGCCAGTATCAAGGGTGAGGGGGACAACGAAGAGGTCCATTTTGAAGACACGGTCAAGGGCAGCGACTGGGGATGTGACCAGGATGTGGCAAGGATGTTCGTGAACACGGCTCCCAAGGCCATCCGCCAGCTCACGGCCTGGGGGGTTCCCTGGAGCCGGGTGAAAAAAGGCGATCGCCAGGTGGTGATCAACGGTAAAAAGGTTACCATCACTGAAAAGAAGGACTGCCACGGGCTCATCACCTCAAGGGATTTCGGCGGAACGAAAAAATGGCGCACCTGTTTTACCAGTGACGGCACCGGCCACACCATGCTCTACGCCATGGACAACAAGGCCATTGAACTTGGTATCCAGGTCCATGAACGAAAAGAGGCCATTGCCCTTATCCACGAGGACGGTGTCTGTTCCGGCGCAGTTGTCAGGGATCTTGTCACGGGTGAGCTCATCGCCTATGTGGCCAAGGCCACCACGATTGCCACCGGTGGTTACGGCCGTCTCTACGCAGTGACGACCAATGCCGTCATCTCTGAGGGAATCGGTTCCGCCATTGCCCTTGAAACCGGGATTGCCACCCTTGGTAACATGGAGGCGGTCCAGTTCCATCCCACGGCCATTGTTCCCGTGGGTATTCTTACCACCGAGGGTTGCCGCGGCGACGGCGGGCTGTTGCTGGACAAGGACGGTTACAGGTTTATGCCTGACTACGAGCCCGATAAAAAAGAGCTTGCCTCAAGGGACGTTGTCTCCAGGCGCATGACCGAGCACATGAGAAAGGGCAAGGGCGTTTCTTCAAGATATGGGGATCACCTCTGGCTTGATATCACTCTGCTTGGGGAAAAACATATCAACAAGAACCTTCGGGAGGTCAAGGAGATCTGCGAGTACTTCCTTGGTATTGATCCTGTCAAGGATTTCATTCCTGTCCGGCCCACCCAGCATTATTCCATGGGTGGAATCAGAACCAAGCCCACGGGCGAAAGTCCCACCCTTAAGGGCCTTTTTTCAGCGGGCGAGGGTGCCTGCTGGGATATGCACGGCTTTAACCGGCTTGGGGGCAACTCGGTTGCCGAGACCGTTGTGGCCGGCATGATCGTGGGTGAGTTTGTGGCAGACCATTGTGCCAAAACCACCCTCAACATCAACACAAAACTCATTGAAAAATTTGTAAAACGTGAAGAGCGCAAGCTTGTCAAACTCCTTAACCGGGACACCGGAGAAAACCCCTTTAAGCTCAAGAAAGAGATGCAGGAAATCATGATGGACAAGGTGGGAATCTTCAGGAATCAGGCAGATCTTGAAAAGGCCGTGGAGGAGCTGAAAGTCCTCAACCAGCGGGCAAAGAATATCGCCATCAGAAACCGCATCTCCTCGTCCAACCCTGAACTTGTGGAGGCCATCCGGGTGCCCAAGATGATAAAGCTTGCCCAGTGCGTGGCCTATGGTGCCATGCTCAGAACCGAAAGCCGGGGCGCCCATGCCAGGGAAGACTTCCCTGAAAGAAACGACCGGGACTGGCTCAAGAGAACCATTACGTCCTGGCCTTCAGAGGACATGGATCTGCCTGAAGTTTCCTACGAAGCCCTGGACATCATGAAAATGGAGATGCCTCCGGGCTCCAGGGGCTATGGGGTCGACAACACCATCCATCACCCGGACACGGAAAAAAGGGTTGCCCAGATCAATGAGATAAAAAAGGCCAATCCAGACGCAGATCGCTTTGAGATTCAGGAACTCCTCAATCCCATTGACATACCGGAAAAATTCAAAGGAAAGAACGAGCGCATAGGGAGGGGATTTAAATAA
- the sucD gene encoding succinate--CoA ligase subunit alpha, with the protein MSIFVDKETRLVVQGITGKEGQFHTRQCIEYGTKVVAGVTPGKGGQQMDKVPVFNTVAEAVEQTGANASMIFVPPPFCADAIMEAADSGVDLIVAITEGIPVMDMVRVKNFLVTKTCRLIGPNCPGIITPGECKIGIMPGKIHMPGGPAGVISRSGTLTYEVVDQLTKLGIGQTTCIGIGGDPINGTNFIDVLQAFENDPDTRGIVMVGEIGGNAEEEAAAFIKAHVTKPVVGFIAGLTAPPGRRMGHAGAIISGGSGTGQAKIEAMEKNGIHVCKNLGILGEVCKSVF; encoded by the coding sequence GTGAGTATATTTGTAGATAAAGAGACAAGGCTCGTTGTCCAGGGAATCACCGGCAAGGAGGGCCAGTTCCACACAAGGCAGTGCATCGAATATGGCACCAAGGTGGTTGCCGGGGTAACTCCGGGTAAGGGTGGACAGCAAATGGACAAGGTCCCGGTGTTCAACACCGTGGCCGAGGCGGTCGAGCAGACAGGGGCCAACGCCAGCATGATCTTTGTGCCCCCGCCCTTTTGTGCCGACGCCATCATGGAGGCCGCAGACAGCGGGGTTGACCTTATTGTGGCCATCACAGAGGGTATTCCCGTGATGGACATGGTCAGGGTAAAGAATTTTCTGGTTACAAAGACCTGCCGTCTCATCGGGCCAAACTGCCCTGGCATCATCACCCCTGGAGAGTGTAAAATCGGTATCATGCCGGGCAAGATTCATATGCCCGGCGGACCCGCAGGGGTCATTTCCCGGTCCGGGACCCTGACCTATGAGGTGGTGGATCAGCTGACAAAGCTTGGTATCGGCCAGACTACATGCATCGGCATTGGTGGTGATCCCATTAATGGCACCAATTTCATTGATGTGCTCCAGGCCTTTGAGAATGATCCCGATACCCGGGGCATTGTCATGGTCGGAGAGATCGGCGGTAATGCCGAAGAAGAGGCTGCCGCCTTTATCAAGGCCCATGTGACAAAGCCTGTTGTTGGCTTCATCGCAGGGCTTACGGCCCCCCCGGGCCGACGAATGGGCCATGCCGGTGCCATCATCAGTGGTGGCAGTGGCACGGGCCAGGCCAAGATTGAAGCCATGGAAAAGAACGGCATACATGTGTGCAAGAATCTTGGGATCCTTGGCGAGGTATGTAAATCGGTTTTTTGA
- the scpA gene encoding methylmalonyl-CoA mutase encodes MSQTPDLNAWKALATKELRGKPLESLSVPTTEGIEVKPLYTAQDLKRVEFMDNLPGFEPFVRGPKATMYAGRPWTIRQYAGFSTAKESNAFYRKNLAAGQKGLSVAFDLATHRGYDSDHPRVTGDVGKAGVAVDSVEDMKILFDQIPLDKMSVSMTMNGAVLPILAGYIVAAEEQGVASEQLMGTIQNDILKEYLTRNTYIYPPTPSMRIISDIIAYCSENMPKFNTVSISGYHMMEAGADSVLQTAFTLADGLEYTRAAINAGLDIDAFAPRLSFFFGIGMNFFMDIAMLRAARFLWAEIMDQFNPKNPKSKMLRTHCQTSGWSLTQQDPYNNIIRTTLECMSAVLGGTQSLHTNSFDEAVGLPTETSARIARNTQIIVQEETKVTSVVDPLGGSYYVESLTQNIIDEVRKILKEIDGLGGMAKAIETGMPKMRIEEVAARRQARIDQGKDVIVGVNKYQLDEEAPLEVLEVSDEVRMEQIQRLEKIKAERDSGKVQTALEALTRMAREGGNLLAATIEAVRARATVGEVSDALEKEFGRFVATTQCISGVYASECGDSEILASLRKRTQDFEKKTGRRPRILVTKMGQDGHDRGVKVIATAYADFGFDVDISPMFQTPEEAARMAVENDVHVVGVSSLAAGHKTLVPALIAALEKEGAGDIKVVVGGIIPPGDYDALKKAGAVEIFGPGTVVTDSANRTLNVIGG; translated from the coding sequence ATGTCACAGACGCCCGATCTAAACGCCTGGAAAGCATTGGCAACTAAAGAATTAAGAGGAAAACCCCTGGAGTCACTTTCTGTTCCCACAACCGAAGGAATTGAGGTTAAACCCCTCTATACTGCCCAAGATCTTAAACGGGTCGAGTTCATGGATAACCTGCCTGGGTTTGAGCCCTTTGTCCGGGGACCCAAGGCCACCATGTATGCAGGAAGGCCCTGGACCATCCGTCAGTATGCGGGGTTTTCAACGGCCAAAGAGTCCAACGCCTTTTATCGCAAAAATCTCGCCGCCGGCCAGAAAGGTCTTTCAGTGGCCTTTGACCTTGCCACCCACAGGGGATATGATTCCGATCATCCCAGGGTGACGGGGGATGTGGGTAAGGCCGGGGTTGCCGTGGATTCAGTTGAGGACATGAAGATTCTCTTTGACCAGATTCCCCTGGACAAGATGTCCGTTTCCATGACCATGAACGGGGCCGTGCTGCCCATCCTTGCCGGTTATATTGTGGCGGCCGAGGAGCAGGGGGTTGCCTCTGAACAGCTCATGGGAACCATCCAGAACGATATCCTCAAGGAGTACCTCACCCGTAACACCTATATCTATCCTCCGACCCCGTCCATGCGGATCATCTCGGACATCATTGCCTATTGCTCTGAAAACATGCCAAAGTTTAACACGGTGAGCATCAGCGGTTACCACATGATGGAGGCCGGCGCCGACAGTGTCCTTCAGACGGCTTTTACCCTGGCCGATGGTCTTGAATATACCCGGGCCGCCATCAACGCAGGTCTTGACATTGACGCTTTTGCCCCCAGGCTTTCTTTTTTCTTTGGCATCGGCATGAATTTTTTTATGGATATTGCCATGCTTCGGGCCGCAAGATTTCTCTGGGCTGAGATCATGGACCAGTTCAACCCCAAAAATCCAAAATCCAAGATGCTCAGAACCCACTGCCAGACTTCGGGGTGGAGTTTGACCCAGCAGGATCCCTACAACAATATCATCCGGACCACCCTTGAGTGCATGTCCGCCGTGCTTGGCGGCACCCAGAGCCTTCATACCAACAGCTTTGATGAGGCCGTGGGCCTGCCCACCGAGACCTCTGCCCGAATTGCCAGAAACACCCAGATCATTGTCCAGGAAGAAACCAAGGTAACAAGTGTGGTGGATCCCCTTGGCGGTTCCTACTATGTGGAGTCCTTGACCCAGAATATCATCGACGAGGTCAGAAAGATACTCAAGGAGATCGACGGGCTTGGCGGCATGGCAAAGGCCATTGAGACGGGTATGCCCAAGATGCGCATCGAAGAGGTGGCAGCGAGGCGCCAGGCCAGGATCGACCAGGGCAAGGATGTCATTGTGGGGGTGAACAAGTATCAGCTTGACGAGGAAGCCCCCCTGGAAGTGCTTGAGGTCTCAGACGAGGTTCGCATGGAGCAGATTCAGCGGCTGGAAAAGATAAAGGCAGAGCGGGACAGCGGCAAGGTCCAAACCGCCCTTGAAGCCTTGACCCGGATGGCCCGGGAGGGTGGAAACCTTCTGGCTGCAACCATTGAGGCGGTCAGGGCCAGGGCCACGGTTGGTGAAGTGTCCGATGCCCTTGAAAAGGAGTTTGGCCGCTTTGTGGCAACCACCCAGTGTATTTCCGGTGTCTATGCCTCCGAGTGTGGAGATTCTGAAATTCTGGCATCCCTTAGAAAGAGAACCCAGGATTTTGAGAAAAAAACAGGTCGTCGGCCACGGATTCTTGTGACCAAAATGGGTCAGGACGGCCATGACCGCGGCGTCAAGGTGATTGCCACGGCCTATGCTGATTTCGGCTTTGATGTGGATATCAGCCCCATGTTCCAGACCCCTGAAGAGGCGGCCCGTATGGCCGTTGAAAATGATGTCCATGTGGTGGGTGTTTCAAGCCTTGCTGCCGGGCACAAGACCCTGGTGCCAGCCCTTATTGCAGCCCTTGAGAAAGAAGGGGCAGGTGATATCAAGGTGGTTGTGGGGGGCATCATTCCGCCGGGAGACTATGACGCATTAAAAAAAGCTGGAGCCGTGGAAATATTTGGCCCTGGAACCGTGGTGACCGATTCGGCCAACCGGACCCTCAATGTCATTGGTGGGTGA
- a CDS encoding fumarate reductase cytochrome b subunit, with amino-acid sequence MENLIVNDRIKKSRIPARLDLAQSGTGLVLGLFMWVHMLLVASILLGKGSFNFVAKTMELSFLSSTGHGYPSAVFIAVFCVFTLFIIHAALGVRKFPITWKQHTIIRSQMGMMNHGDTNLWYWQVVTGFIMFFLGSVHLFIMLTHPGQIDPYLSSDRVFSSFMWPLYLVLLVCVELHGTIGLYRLCMKWGWFGGKDPVQSRKKLQLFKKQATIFFLSIGGLALVVFFIIGWSHSDRVGEPYTKNSHGTVKVEAAAPAEVQAPAQPAHVEAVEEAVEEAVEAVAAPEAGHEAEPAAPGAENANDHTTPTKE; translated from the coding sequence ATGGAAAACTTGATTGTCAATGATCGAATTAAAAAGAGCCGAATCCCGGCAAGGCTTGACCTTGCCCAGAGCGGTACGGGCCTTGTGCTCGGGCTTTTCATGTGGGTTCACATGCTCCTGGTGGCGAGTATTCTGCTGGGAAAAGGCTCTTTTAACTTTGTGGCGAAAACCATGGAACTGTCGTTTTTGTCCAGCACAGGGCATGGGTATCCGTCGGCTGTTTTTATTGCCGTATTCTGTGTGTTCACCCTGTTTATCATCCATGCGGCCCTTGGGGTGAGAAAGTTTCCCATCACCTGGAAACAGCATACCATCATTCGTTCCCAGATGGGCATGATGAACCATGGCGACACCAACCTGTGGTACTGGCAGGTAGTTACCGGTTTTATCATGTTTTTTCTTGGCTCAGTACATCTGTTTATCATGCTGACCCATCCCGGCCAGATTGACCCCTACCTGTCGTCCGACAGGGTATTTTCTTCGTTCATGTGGCCCCTCTACCTTGTGCTGCTGGTCTGCGTTGAACTCCACGGCACCATCGGACTTTATCGACTCTGCATGAAGTGGGGTTGGTTTGGGGGAAAAGATCCGGTTCAGTCCCGAAAAAAACTTCAGCTATTCAAAAAACAGGCTACAATCTTTTTCCTTTCCATTGGTGGACTTGCCCTTGTGGTCTTCTTCATCATTGGGTGGAGCCACAGCGACCGTGTGGGAGAGCCCTACACAAAGAATAGCCATGGCACAGTCAAGGTCGAGGCAGCAGCCCCGGCAGAAGTACAGGCTCCGGCCCAACCCGCCCATGTTGAGGCTGTGGAAGAAGCTGTGGAAGAAGCTGTGGAAGCGGTTGCGGCCCCCGAGGCTGGGCACGAAGCTGAACCGGCAGCCCCTGGTGCAGAGAACGCTAACGATCACACGACACCAACCAAGGAGTAA
- the sucC gene encoding ADP-forming succinate--CoA ligase subunit beta, giving the protein MKIHEYQAKALFRTFGVPVPDGGVAFSVEEAVDVARGLGGYPVVVKAQIHAGGRGKGGGVKLAASEEEARRFAGEILGMTLVTHQTGPQGREVKKLLVEAGQKIAKELYLSILVDRATAGIVIMASQEGGMDIETVAAKTPEKIIKVRVDPLTGIQGYYLRQVGFGLGLPKAALKEFSALLKNLYTLFVKNDCSLLEINPLILTSDDRVMALDAKVDIDSNALFRHKDLVELRDLDEEDPLEVEASKFNLNYINLDGNVGNIVNGAGLAMATMDIIKNAGAEPANFMDVGGGATAEMVENAFSIILRDKKVKAVLINIFGGILRCDVFAEGIVTAAKKSGITIPVVVRMEGTNVERGKEILAQSGLNLINAVNLKDAAEKVAAAI; this is encoded by the coding sequence ATGAAAATACATGAATACCAGGCAAAGGCGTTGTTTCGAACCTTTGGTGTTCCGGTTCCGGACGGGGGGGTGGCCTTTTCCGTTGAAGAGGCCGTGGATGTTGCCAGGGGCCTTGGCGGCTATCCTGTGGTGGTCAAGGCCCAGATCCATGCCGGGGGCCGGGGAAAGGGCGGGGGTGTTAAACTTGCCGCATCCGAGGAAGAGGCAAGGCGTTTTGCCGGTGAAATCCTTGGTATGACCCTTGTTACCCACCAGACCGGTCCCCAGGGCCGTGAGGTGAAAAAATTGCTGGTCGAAGCCGGCCAGAAGATTGCAAAGGAACTCTACCTGAGCATTCTTGTGGACCGTGCCACGGCAGGTATTGTGATCATGGCAAGCCAGGAAGGCGGCATGGATATCGAAACTGTCGCCGCCAAAACCCCTGAAAAGATTATCAAGGTGAGGGTTGATCCCCTCACCGGAATCCAGGGGTATTATCTCCGCCAGGTGGGATTTGGTCTTGGGCTTCCCAAGGCGGCACTCAAGGAATTTTCAGCCCTGTTGAAAAATCTTTACACCCTGTTTGTTAAAAACGACTGTTCACTCCTGGAGATCAATCCACTGATCCTTACCTCGGACGACAGGGTCATGGCCCTGGATGCCAAGGTGGACATTGATTCCAATGCCCTGTTCCGCCATAAGGATCTGGTTGAACTGAGGGATCTTGACGAGGAAGATCCCCTGGAAGTTGAGGCCTCAAAGTTCAATCTCAACTACATCAACCTTGACGGTAACGTGGGCAACATCGTTAACGGTGCCGGTCTTGCCATGGCCACCATGGACATCATCAAGAACGCAGGGGCTGAACCTGCCAACTTCATGGATGTGGGGGGCGGCGCCACGGCTGAAATGGTGGAAAATGCATTCAGCATCATTCTCCGGGACAAAAAGGTGAAGGCGGTTCTCATCAATATTTTTGGCGGGATTCTGCGCTGCGACGTTTTTGCCGAGGGCATTGTCACTGCGGCAAAAAAGAGCGGCATTACCATTCCGGTGGTTGTTCGCATGGAGGGGACCAATGTGGAACGGGGCAAGGAGATTCTTGCCCAGTCCGGGCTCAACCTGATCAATGCCGTAAACTTGAAGGACGCAGCCGAAAAGGTTGCAGCCGCCATATAA
- a CDS encoding CaiB/BaiF CoA transferase family protein, with protein sequence MLSKGALSGIKVLDLSRLLPGPYCSMILADHGAQVISVEDKRFKADGLFFNIVNRNKRHMCLDLKSDRGLEIFFRLAKGADVILEGFRPGVVERLGVDYARVQEQNPKIIYCSITGYGQTGPMRDRVGHDVNYLANSGVLDLMGQRDAPPSIPGVQFADIAGGAMNAAMGILMALVERSTTGKGQYIDISMTDGMVGFLTLPLYFSGVTGRVPVRSDGTFSHRYACYNTYGTADDRYLTIGAVEHRFWKRLCHRLNLPEFADLQYDDDRREEIIDALAAIFKQQTIDHWDNTLADLDVCYARIKTLAEVMEDPMLKERGMVVGDDKNDGTGTKTFGIPIKLSRTPGSVRTPPDKFGAKGREILGELGYTLEEIDAFEAENII encoded by the coding sequence ATGTTGAGCAAAGGCGCACTTTCGGGGATAAAAGTTCTGGATCTTTCACGACTGCTTCCAGGGCCCTATTGTTCCATGATCCTTGCCGATCATGGTGCCCAAGTTATTTCCGTTGAGGACAAACGGTTCAAGGCGGACGGTCTTTTTTTCAACATCGTCAACCGCAACAAGCGGCACATGTGCCTGGATCTTAAATCAGACAGGGGGCTTGAGATTTTTTTTCGCCTGGCAAAGGGGGCGGACGTGATTCTTGAAGGGTTCCGACCCGGGGTGGTTGAACGTCTGGGGGTCGATTATGCCAGGGTTCAAGAGCAGAATCCCAAAATCATTTACTGCTCCATCACAGGATATGGCCAGACAGGTCCCATGCGGGACCGGGTCGGGCATGATGTCAATTACCTTGCCAACTCAGGTGTGCTTGACCTCATGGGACAAAGGGATGCACCCCCCTCCATTCCCGGGGTGCAGTTCGCAGATATCGCAGGGGGAGCCATGAACGCTGCCATGGGCATACTCATGGCCCTTGTGGAACGGTCCACCACGGGCAAAGGCCAGTATATTGACATCTCCATGACCGACGGCATGGTGGGGTTTCTGACCCTTCCCCTTTATTTTTCCGGGGTGACGGGCCGGGTGCCCGTTCGATCAGATGGCACCTTTTCCCACCGGTACGCCTGCTACAACACCTACGGAACGGCGGACGATCGATATCTCACCATAGGTGCCGTGGAACACAGGTTCTGGAAGCGTTTGTGCCATCGTTTGAACCTGCCTGAATTTGCAGACCTCCAGTACGACGACGACCGGCGCGAAGAAATTATCGACGCCCTTGCTGCTATATTTAAACAGCAGACCATTGATCACTGGGACAATACCCTTGCAGACCTTGACGTCTGCTACGCCAGGATTAAAACTCTGGCAGAGGTTATGGAAGATCCAATGCTCAAAGAGCGGGGAATGGTCGTGGGAGACGATAAAAATGACGGGACAGGGACAAAGACATTTGGTATTCCCATTAAATTGAGCCGCACCCCCGGCAGTGTCAGGACCCCGCCGGATAAATTTGGGGCAAAAGGTCGTGAAATCCTGGGCGAATTGGGTTATACCTTGGAGGAGATTGATGCATTTGAAGCGGAGAATATTATCTGA
- the mce gene encoding methylmalonyl-CoA epimerase produces MKILKIDHLGVAVKSIEDGKNFWSDVLGMSFAGSETVDAQKVTTAFFPVGESEVELLESTSDDGPVARYIEKKGEGIQHVAFRVENIEEALAELKAKGIRLIDETPRLGAGGAKIAFLHPKATSGVLVELCQRD; encoded by the coding sequence ATGAAGATATTAAAAATTGATCACCTGGGAGTTGCGGTAAAGAGTATTGAGGATGGTAAAAATTTCTGGTCGGACGTACTTGGGATGAGTTTTGCCGGCAGTGAAACCGTTGACGCACAAAAAGTAACCACGGCGTTTTTCCCCGTTGGAGAAAGTGAGGTCGAACTTCTCGAATCAACCTCCGACGACGGTCCAGTGGCGCGTTATATTGAAAAAAAAGGCGAAGGTATCCAGCATGTGGCATTCAGGGTGGAAAATATCGAAGAGGCCCTTGCTGAACTCAAAGCCAAGGGAATTCGCCTGATTGACGAGACGCCGCGATTGGGCGCAGGCGGAGCAAAGATAGCCTTTCTCCATCCCAAGGCCACTTCAGGAGTGCTTGTGGAGCTCTGCCAGAGGGATTAG
- the meaB gene encoding methylmalonyl Co-A mutase-associated GTPase MeaB has protein sequence MGEVKELDPQYLANGVLKGERRGIAKAITLVESSLEAHRRLAARMMEKLLPHTGKAVRLGITGVPGVGKSTFVENLGLFLVEKGLRVAVLAVDPSSSRSGGSILGDKTRMEQLAAHPSTFIRPSPSGRTLGGVAAKTRETLLVCEAAGFDVVLVETVGVGQSETSVATMVDFFLALMITGAGDELQGIKKGVLEVADAIAINKCDGDNVERAEKARLEFEIAMHIVTPESPSWRPPVLTCSSILKNGTQQVWETVLEHRRIMTQTGEFSLRRRRQALSWMWTLIDEGLKARFHQNSTIAGKIPEISAKVEQELISPSAAAEALLSFL, from the coding sequence ATGGGTGAGGTAAAGGAACTTGATCCGCAATATCTTGCAAACGGTGTGCTCAAGGGAGAAAGAAGGGGCATAGCCAAGGCCATTACCCTGGTGGAAAGCTCCCTTGAAGCCCACAGACGGCTTGCCGCCCGAATGATGGAGAAGCTTTTGCCCCATACGGGCAAAGCGGTGCGCCTTGGCATCACCGGTGTTCCAGGGGTGGGTAAATCCACCTTTGTGGAGAACCTTGGCCTTTTTCTGGTTGAAAAGGGGCTCCGGGTGGCGGTTCTGGCCGTGGATCCCTCAAGCAGCCGCAGCGGCGGCAGCATCCTCGGGGACAAGACCCGCATGGAACAGCTTGCGGCCCACCCGTCCACATTTATCCGGCCTTCTCCTTCGGGACGCACCCTGGGAGGGGTTGCTGCAAAGACCAGGGAGACCCTTCTGGTGTGCGAGGCAGCAGGTTTTGACGTGGTGCTTGTGGAGACCGTGGGGGTGGGGCAGTCTGAAACCAGCGTTGCCACAATGGTCGATTTTTTCCTGGCCCTCATGATCACAGGAGCAGGAGACGAGCTCCAGGGCATCAAAAAGGGCGTGCTTGAGGTGGCAGATGCCATTGCCATCAACAAGTGCGACGGCGACAATGTGGAAAGGGCTGAAAAGGCTAGGCTTGAATTTGAGATTGCCATGCACATTGTAACGCCGGAATCGCCTTCCTGGCGGCCTCCGGTGCTCACCTGCAGTTCAATCCTTAAAAATGGAACCCAGCAGGTCTGGGAGACGGTGCTTGAGCACCGACGGATCATGACCCAGACCGGGGAGTTTTCCCTTCGAAGGCGTCGCCAGGCACTGTCCTGGATGTGGACCCTCATCGATGAAGGACTCAAGGCAAGATTCCATCAGAACAGCACAATTGCAGGAAAGATTCCTGAAATATCAGCAAAGGTGGAACAGGAGTTGATATCGCCTTCGGCTGCAGCCGAGGCGTTGTTGTCGTTTTTATAA